In the Leptolyngbya sp. BL0902 genome, CAACTTCCTCCGCTTCTTTGAAAGCCACGACATCCTGGCCACAGTCAGCGCCTGCGTGCCCCCCTTCCCCCATGACCAACCAGAGGTGCTGACGGTGGATGGCACCCCACTCAACACCATCCTGGACTACCTCAAAATTACCTACACCATCTCCCTCACGGGGCTTCCGGCTCTCTCCATCCCCTGCGGTTGGACAGAGACAGGCCTACCGATTGGGCTACAACTCGTTGGCCCGCCCCAGGGTGAAATGGCTCTGCTTCAGTTTGCCTATCTGCTGCAAGAAGACCTCCAGTTCCGTCACCGATGGCCTACCTAAATGCCGTTCGGGTTAAGCTTGATAGCCCTCGCCCCCGGAAGCCCTTTCCGATGGGAGAGGAGCATGAAGCTTGGTGATGCAGGATTGCTCGTTATGGCGACTGGCTAAGCAGCAACTGCACGAATCGTCTAGTCACACCCCACCGAAATTGAAGCCTAGCGGGGTGCTGTAAATCAGTCTATCTGCCTATCCGCTTTCACTCTTGCTGGAGTCCGAGCAGGTTTTGGAAGTTGAGCCTGCCGCCTAGATCGCGTCTTTTGTGTCACCTTGGCTGGAGGCTCAATCGCTTTGACGGGCTGGTAGGGAACGCCATGACGGACTGACTCTTTGGCCGCTCGCACCGCTTTGACGCTGGCGAGGGTCTGGTCATCGGCCCATCCTTCAGTTTCTCTAGACGACTGAATCGGCACGTAGATCGAGGGTTGCTCGACATTCCCTGCGACCGCATTGACGATGCCCTGTTTATTGGCAGTGAGGGTCAATTCAGGAGCCCGAAAGACGGTGCCGACGATGGGGATTTTCTGGTTTTGAGGGAAGGCTCCCAGGATGTTGTCGTTGGACATCAGGCAGGGCTGTCCAGCGAGGCTTTTGTCGGGATGGTCATGGGGAAACTGACCCACCCGTAGGACGATGTTCGCTCTGGTGCCCGGTGATTGAGTCTTGAAGTCGCCATGGCGCAATCCAATGGCTTGAATGCCCTCTCGGAGGTGCTGTTGACGCTCCACAGCGGCGAGCAGTTGCGGCACACAGACGTTGTAGGCCAAAGAGCCTGTGCCAGAACGACTTCGTGGAATCGACCACTTGTCATAGTCAGCGGGTCGGTTCACCTGTCCCTCAAAGCGCACGGAACGATGGTCGGGGTGTTGGTTTTCCAGGTAATGGATCACCGATTGGGGGGTGGATGGGGCCAGCACAAAGTCCATCATCGGAGCCTTGGCCTGTTGGTAGGCGGTGTAGGTGACGTTGTTTTGGTCGAGATAGCGTTTGACAGACTCGGTCTTGGCACCGAAGGGGGCGGTGACGACATCCACCTCACTCAGGCCCGGTTGTTTGTGCAGTTGAAGGGGTTTAGGGCCAAAGGTAATCGGCTGTCGTTGGCTCCACTCATCAATCTCGCCACCGGGTTCGAGGGGCCGCTTATCGTGGTGGGTCTCCGAGGTATGGCAGACTTTCCAGAGGGCGAGGTGAAACAGGTCTTTGACCTCCTCAATGCCTTCAGCATCTAGACCCTCAATTCCCAGTCCTTGAGCCACAAACTCGTCACACTGCTGGTAGAACGCCCCAATCCGCTTAGCCGATTCTTGGGCGGTGAGATGTTCTTTAAGATTGCGGGACACAAGGGCGTTGAACTGCTCTTTGTAGGCCAGGGCCGATTCTTCAATGATGGGATACAGGGGATGGGCCATCGCCGCCTGCCGTTCTTCGTCGCTGTGTAGGACGGCTTGAAAGTAGCGTCGTTCCTTCTGGCCCACGGGCAGCGCTTCCCAGGCTTGGTTGGTGATGCGCGGCAGCACTTCAACGGCAGACCCAGAGCCCGTATCGGGCAATAGGACGTGCTTATACAGGTCGGGGTCTTTTTTGTGGTCAAAGAACGGTACCGGGTGGGCTTCCGTCCAGTCCTGAGCATCAGCAATCAGGGTCTCGCCACCAATTTCTTCGATGTCTTCCAGCCGTTCGGCACTTTTGCCGTAGTCCACTTCAACCTGGAGTGCGCCCATCAAGCGCTCCAAGAGGTCATGCTTTTCGGTGTGGAACGCCTTCATAGATTCGTGGGTGAGTCGGTCTTGCTCATTCGGTTGGGCGGACTGAACCCGACCAATTAAGTTAGCCACCAGACCCACTTTGTTCTGCTCTCCGCCCAGGGCACCTTCAAGGACAGAGCCACGGAGGATTGGGGCCATCTGTTTAAGCGAGTCACGGTCGTCGGTGTAAACGCTCAAGTCGGTGGTGACGTAGGGCTGTTTGGGCCGTTGCTGGATGCCCTTGAAGTCCCCTGGTTCCCCAGCCCATTTGACTTCTTGGGCAATGTGGGGCAGGTCTTGGGCCAAATCCCACTGCATCTGGTCGCCATCAAAGTCGCCCTGGTGGTACTCAGCGGCATCGGTGGCGTTCATCCAGATGCAGCCTGTGTAGCGTTGCAGACGCTCGACGGTGGCGTTGTTGACGTACTTGCGGATGTTGTCTCGGCTGGGGATGGGCGAGCGGGTGACGATGATCACTTCGCCATTGGGCAATCCCGGAAGGCAGACCTCACCACGGGCCAACTCCCGCGACGGCACGGCTCTAGAGGACTGATGTTTGTGACCCCCATTGATGGCCAGTTCTTTCCAGGCCCGCTGGAGGCGAGACCGTTGGTAGTCTTGGACTTTAGGCGTGGCGTTGAGGATACCGAGCTTATCCTGGCGCAGCAGTTGGATCATCACCGGATCTTCTCGCTCAGAACCTTGACCTTCATCGAGATCTGGGTCAGCGTAGGTGTCGCTGCCCTCATCACGACTGTCGAGCATGTGTTGGCTTTGGTGGTACAGCTGAATGACATGGCGCTTGAGCATCACCGGGTCGCTTTGGATGACCCTAAGTCGTTCAGCAGCAGCTTGCGTGACGGGGCCAAAGTCTCGCTCAATCGCTTCGGCACTAAAGCTGGTCGTGAACTGCCAACTGTTGCGGTACTGCCGATGGCGGGCATTCTCCCGATTGCCCATCACCACTTGGGGCAGGTCATAGTCGCCTCGCGGCACAAATGTATCTAGGACGCTTTTGTGAATGCCCTTGATGGAGGTCTGGTCGAGGATGATTTGGTTAGGCTCAGGGGCCAAGACATCATCCACCGCCAGCACCCCTTTGCTGAGAAAGCTGGGCAAGAAAGGCTGGTCGGGGTCAGCCCAGGTTTCGTTCCACATCAAGCGAAACTGAAAGGGTCGGTCTTTGGGGGCACCGAGCTTCTCGGCTAGTGCTGAGTTACAGAAGCCAAAACAGTCATCGGTGTTGAATTTCTGGTCTTCAGCCACCTTGTAGCTCACCACCTTGAGCTTGATGGCGCTGACATCATCGGGACTCACCGGATTCTGTGGCCCAAGGGTTTCAAGTCCTTCATAGCAGTTGGAGGTGAACAGTGACCCATAGCGAACGGCGGCATCGGGCTCGGAGCGAAAGAACGTCGCCAACTCCTGCTTCAACTCAGGACTGCCGAAGTAGTGGGTTTTGCCGGAACTAAACAGGTGGGTGCGGGTGTCGTTACCTTGGGTGATGTCGGCGAGTAGGTGCGGGCCTTTGTGGTCATCGTTGGCCTGGGGGTCGATTTTGACCACCATCAAGGACTTGAGTAGCTGGGTCGGAAACAGGGCGGAGATGGGCGCATTCTCGACGGTTTGGTAGTCGCAGGTTCCCCCTTCTATCGCACCCGCACCGGGTTCACTCCGTTTAAGTCGGCGCTGTTCACCGGACGCCGGAACCGAAAGGACAACGGGAATGCGTAGGGTGCGTCCGTCGGCGGAAAGCTTCGTTTTGTACATGGGTTTTGCAGGAAGGGCTGGGGCAACAATCCAGGGGCGAGCCGCTAGGGTCTGAACGCTATGTCCGTTCTAGCGGCTGGCGATTTGAAGCAACGTCTGTCTGAGGTCTGAACTTAGGACGGTGCGTAGCGGGACAAGGCTGCGGCGATACTGGCCTTGGTGGTGTACTGAGAGACCATGGTTCCAGTCTGCTGGTCGAAGTGGGTAGCGAATGTAGTGAGGGTGTTGTTCAACAAATCGACCACGTACCGACCCATGAGCGTCGCCACTTGAGGGTTCACCAGCAGGCTTTGGGCATTCGCTAGAGCGAGTTCGGCACAGGACAATCCCGATGAATCTGGGCCTTGCTCCTCTGGCCGGGGCACCAGCAGGTCAGGCGCTTGGACGCTGGGCATGGGCAAGGCACGACAGACCGTGTCTATCACATAATCCTTGGAGTCAGTGGAGCGACAGTTCCCGACCAACACCTGGCCGTGGTGCTGACTGTTGCCGCCATCAATCCACCAGGGCGAGGCAAGGCGGTGGTACCGAGGAGCCTCGATGGCCTCAGCGATGCTCTGTCGAGCGGCGGCATTATCGACACAGCCACAGAGGATTTGCAGGGTCTCGTATCGACTCTCTAGGAGCATGGACGGTCTAAAGGGTTCGGCAATGGCGTCGATGGCCACTCCGAAGGCGGCACTGTAGCGGAGGGCCAAGGTCTGAGCTTTGTTGAGGCCAATCTCGGCTTCGCAGAAGCATTGCCGGGTGACGTTCTTGGCTTCAACCCGGTCTGGGTCAACCAGGACGAGTTGGGTGGTTCGGCCCTGGGCGGTGAGGGCTAGGGCGACTCGGCACAAGAGCTGCACCAGAAATGACCCCGTGCCGCCACAACCAATGATCCAGAGTTCAAGGGTTTGGGTGGGGGCCAGCACGACGGGTTTGGCATGGATGGCCTCAAAGTTAGGTGATAGGGACATGATTCGGTTCTTTGGCTCGGTAGTAGGGCAACGTTGGGGGCGCGATGTCGATGAGGCGGCATCCCGACTCGAACGGCGCAAAGACCGCAGCAACCGGAATGATCCAGAAATGCCCAAACAGACCGACCCGCAGCAGCAGTTCAGGTTTAGCCTGGTGCAGTTTGCCCAGGACGCCATAGATGCGAAAGCCGCCCGTTTCATCGGCGTCGTCGATAGAGGAGAAGTAAGCCGGACTACGACCATGGCTATGGATTTCAATCACAGCGCGATGGGCCGAAGAGTCATAACCTGTCTCGGTCGGTTGGCAGTGGGTGGCGCTCTGGGTTTGCTCTGGAATGGCCAGTTCCCAGTCCCCCGCTGGCGTCTGCGTCCAGTGGAACAGGGTTTCGTTGGGTAGGTTCGCCTTAGCCATGCCCACAACCCGTTCCAGCCAAGCCGCATTGAGCTTGGTCAGGGTGACAAAAGGCTGGAGAACGCCGAGTCCCAACACCGGATCTTCATGGCGCGAGACGGGCAGCAGGGCATCGAGTTCAGGTCGGTGGCCTCGCACAAAGACGCCGTTTTGGGCCACCCAATAGGTTAGGGCGGCGGTCGGGGGGGACTGGAGTTGGCTGGGGTCAGTGTAGAACTGGTGCTGGATGAGAGGGTTCATAGGTCGAGAGCTTGGGTTAAACAACGGTCAATCGTGTTGTCGTAGGAACGCAAAGGCTGAAGGTCGCTGACTGGATAGGTTCTGCGTCCGGCGACGGCTTTGAGTTGGCGGATGACGTTTTTGGGATACTGGCCAGACTTGCCGTAGACTTCATGGCCCGAAAACGGACTGGTGATGAAGGTGTGCCATGCCTGGGGCAGACTCTGGGCCGTAGCGATAGGGGGTACGTTGGCACCCCAGCAAATCTTGCCGTTGTGGCCATAGACGTTGGGTAAGGGGGGCTTCAGCGCTTGGGATTTCGGGTCAAACGGGGGGTTGGACACCGCCCACAGCCAGTAGTCTTGATTTCGGCCTACCCAAACCAGCGCAGGTAGGGGCACAGTCAGCGTCAGGTCGGTTCCGTCTGGGCCTGCCCCTGCTATCGTCAGGCAGTGCTTTTGTCGAGGGATCCACAGCACGGCCCAGTCTCCGGCACTAGTGCTTCCGGTGCGAAGGATACGGTCAGGCATCCAACCGCTATCGAGGGTGTCGAGATGGAAGGCACGGGCCAAGGTCTGCGGACTCAGGTACTTGTAGCCCAACCGAAGCGGGCCACGGCTGACCCGGTATTGGTACAGGTAATGGTCACGGTGGAGGAGAATGGCCCCGTCAAGCTGCTCCCAGTTCAGGGTTCCATCTGGCCCGATGGCAGGCGTTTGGCTGAGGATGGCGGCATGGAGATCATGGTGTTGCTCAGGCGTTAGGTCAAACATGAGTTCCAGATATCGAGGATGTGGTCAAGGCGGGTTGGAGGGTCGGCTTGAATCCACTCGTTCAGATCACTCACCTTTTGGTGATACCCTTCGACTCGATTACCATGCTGCTGGGCGATGGCGAACGCTTCTCGGTTCCAGGGCATGTGATAGGACGACCCCGACGGAAAGCGTTCCGGGTCGGATTCCGCGTCGAGCCAGTAGTTACCCGTTGCTTTGTCAATCAGATTGACGGCCATCGGCACAAACCGGACGGGCATAGGCTCTCGGTTAAAGCGACGCCGGATCGCATTTCGTTGGGCGGGTGGCGTGGCAATGGGGCCGTCCAAAGCTCGCTGCATCACAGGCCAGAGATCCTGTGCTTGGAGCAGGTCTTCTACGTCCTCTAGGCTCTGAGACAGGATGAACTGACCGGGTTCGCTCAGGGCCGCTAGCACGAGAAACCAGGGTTCCAGGTGCTCCAGCACACCGTCAGCGTGGAGATTGATGCCCAAATCCAGGAGCGGCAGACCGTCCCTGAACACGCCTTGTTCGTTCAAGTCGCCGACCTCCCCCGCCTCGTTCCACGGCACGGCGGGCAGTAAGGTGTCGAGGTGGGTCAAAAACCCCACTTCCAGCAGGCTGTGGCTGAGGTCTTCACCTTCAAGCGCAGGGCGATAACGGTCACGGTGCGGATGTTGGCGAAACGCCTCCGGTAATGTCCACTGGTACAGATCCAGCAGGGCATAGTGGTAGTGCTGGCGGCGCAGATAGTCTCTGGCGTCACCCACGTTCAGGCAGGGTTTAGCCTGGGTCAACGCCTGGAGGCGAAACTTAGCCTCATCGAGGTCGGCAATCATGGCTAAAATCCCCTCACGACAACGGACTGGGGCTTGGCTTTGGCCAAGGCTTCTAGCGTCGCCTTTCGGGCCTTGGCCTGGTGGTCACTTTCCGCTAGAGCCTGCTCAATGCGTTGGGTGATGCGGTCGGCATTTTCAGCATCAAGGCCCACTCGAAACGCATGGTTCTGGAGGGCATTACACACCGCCACCGCTGGGTCGATATGGGGCAGAGCGGCCTGAAGCAGGTCAAGGACGGGCAGCGAATGGCCCTTCGTGCCTTTGCGGGCCATCAGTTCGACCTGGGTGCCGTTTCGTTTAATCTCAGCATTGGCCAGGGCAGGGTTGACCGTACTGAACAGGGTCAGAAGTTTGTGGTCATCGCTGGCAATTTCATCGGGAATCTGATGTTGTTGGCCTTCAAGAATGACAAGGTACATGGCTAAAACAGCGTGATTTGGGTACTGGAGACGGTGGGCGTGGG is a window encoding:
- a CDS encoding ThiF family adenylyltransferase; translated protein: MSLSPNFEAIHAKPVVLAPTQTLELWIIGCGGTGSFLVQLLCRVALALTAQGRTTQLVLVDPDRVEAKNVTRQCFCEAEIGLNKAQTLALRYSAAFGVAIDAIAEPFRPSMLLESRYETLQILCGCVDNAAARQSIAEAIEAPRYHRLASPWWIDGGNSQHHGQVLVGNCRSTDSKDYVIDTVCRALPMPSVQAPDLLVPRPEEQGPDSSGLSCAELALANAQSLLVNPQVATLMGRYVVDLLNNTLTTFATHFDQQTGTMVSQYTTKASIAAALSRYAPS
- a CDS encoding Mov34/MPN/PAD-1 family protein; translated protein: MNPLIQHQFYTDPSQLQSPPTAALTYWVAQNGVFVRGHRPELDALLPVSRHEDPVLGLGVLQPFVTLTKLNAAWLERVVGMAKANLPNETLFHWTQTPAGDWELAIPEQTQSATHCQPTETGYDSSAHRAVIEIHSHGRSPAYFSSIDDADETGGFRIYGVLGKLHQAKPELLLRVGLFGHFWIIPVAAVFAPFESGCRLIDIAPPTLPYYRAKEPNHVPIT